CATGGTATGGTAGTTAGCTAAGATGGAAAGAAAGGATCTTCTTTGTTCTGGTAGATCCTGAATAACTGCTTCGAGTAGCTTTTAGCCAACCTTTTGCAGTCTTCACGAGCTTTGCCGTCGAATACATCCAACTCCTCCACAGTCTTCTTTAGGTCACCTCTGCGATCCCCATCCATAAGAAACTCGGCGAGCGTACTACCCCTGCTATGGTAGATAACAGTTCAAGTGAGACGCACATGAAAATGGAAAACCGTGAAAAGATTCAAATGTCGATTCATCTAATTTAGTTTAGCAATTCAAGTTTGAAACCAAACTGAACCGTATCATTTGGCAGTACGACATTTTAACCAAATATAACTAGTCATCAGGAATATAAAATTGAGCAGGTCAGGAACTTATTAGGATGTACATATATCACGACAGAAGAAGATGTGGAAGCAGAACAAGCAGAAGCTTAAGCAAATGAAATTAGAAAGCATAAAAATGTAAACCTACAtgtttttcaaacaaaaaaattatGACGTTTTACTAATCGCAGATTTATTACGGCAACTGCACATATATCATATCCAACATGTCACCTTGATATGTGCAGATGGTTTCAATCGCTTATTCGACTACTTGGAGCTTATACTTAGCTACTGAATAGTACCGATTCAAATATAAAGCTTAATGTGCTTCCAGTTTTTATAAACAAAATGAAGGATAAGTGCAGAGGATGCCCAAGCATACCTGAGTGCATCACTGTAATGGAACAACCAATCCGCCGATACGTTTTCTTCAGATCTTTGAAGCCGAAAGAGAGCACAAACGGCTCTCATACAAAGTTCAGCGTCCTCGTCAAATGAAGAAATCATGTCGGCCTCAATTTCCCAATTTATTAGTTTGTATTTGTCCCTAGTCCTATATTTTATCGCCGACTTATCCATAACATCACCAGAAGAATTTTTTGAATCACTAGTACAGGTATTAGAATCTTCTAAAAGAGACTGACCAACAGTTTCACCACCGCTATCTGAAACCCCGTTCACAGAAGGCTTCTTGTTCATTTCCAAGTGAATTTGAAATGAAGTTCCATGCTGCGATTTTCTCTCCTCCCAATCAGCCCCTTTCCCTTCTTCAACCTTTTTTCCTCCACATGAAGAAATGTTCAGAGCAGAGTGTTCGGGCAAGGCAGGTTCCGCCTCAGGATATTTATTGATGTCAATGCCATGCCCATTCAGAagtttcttttcagtttgtaactcAGCCACATGAGAAGCATTCCTCCCTCCACTGGTTTCAGCATTAGGTTCGTCCGTTGTACTTTTATCACATTGGTTTTTATCATTGTCAGTGACTTCACTTTGTACACCCCGAACTTCTGATTCTATCTTCTCAGAAGTTGAGTTTCCATTTTCCATCTTCAGGACTCGACTCTCCAAATCGCAGAACTTCTTCCTCCAGTATTCAGTCTCATCTTCAGCTTTGCTCTTCCCGTGTTCCAAATCCTTTTCTATCATTTTTATTTTCCCCTCCAAGTAAGTGATTGTTTCTTGAGCCCTCTCGTCTTTCTTGCGACGTAGTCTTTTGTATTTCTTGAACTCATCATCAGCAACAACCTTTCTAGATTCAACATCCACCAATTTACCCTGCACTTCAACAcactccattttcttcttctcaagcTCCACAGACATCTCAAGCCACTTGCGTTTGTAATGCTGCAAACTTTTTTCCATTTCAACCATACGCTCCTTAGATTTTGTCGATTTAACTTCTCCAGAACATCTCTTCAACTCCATCTTCTTTGTGGTTTCAACTTTCTGTTTTTTCATTGCAATTTCAGCAAATGCTTCTAAAACTCCGTCGGCTGGATATAAATTCCAAATTCGTCAACAAAACTATAGTGTTACAATGAAATTCGAAACTAACTGATCCATTTAAACATTCCACAACTCAAAACAGATGcaattaacaaaaacaaaaaccacagaACAAAACAGGAGAACTGTAAGAGATACTCACAGTCACAGGTAGCTTCTTGAATTGCCGCATCACTGACAGACCGAACATGTTGAATTGCGATTTCATTAACGGACCGATCACCTTCCATTACCTTCCTTGGTTTCGCGCTATCTATTACCCTAGTTCCTAAACCAGAAATAGAATGAATTTCCCTCTcccttttcctcttcttctttttcttatcctTAATTTGTGATTCAGATTTCCCATTACCACCACCTTCGCATCGCTTActcttcttaatcttcttcttcttcttctttttgatttcctGCACAACTTCATTCTCCACTTTCGGAACATTTCCATtagattcctcaacaccaccaccattacccAAATCACCAGCTCCTGCATCCCCATTTTCCTTATTTTCCGATTCAACAGGTTTATTCCCCTCAATTAAATAAGCAGGTTTATTCCCCTCAATCACATCAGCAGGTTTATCCTCCTCAATAACCTCGGCAGGTTTATCCCCCTCAATAATAACATCAGCAGGTTTATCCTCTTCCATTACATGATTCCCATCAACAGATTTATCCTCACTTTCAAATTCAACCTTCGAATCGATCTGCTTCGCACTAATTTCATCCTCAGACGCCAATTCAACCTTCAAATCGAGATCATTTGCAATAGATTTCGTCTGAATACCCCATTCAACATTCCTCGGTGTCGTCTTCCTGGAATTGCTCTTCCTCCTCAGACCAATAACCCTAGTTGTATAATGTTTATCACAATATCTCAGATCATTATCACTGCTCCAGTAATTCTTACATCTCCAATTCACCCCATCATTTCTTCGACACCGCAATTCATCCGGCGGCACATCCACCTTCTCCATATTCCTCCCTGAACTCCCAAATCCTAGATCATTAGCAGTAGGAgtcacaacagcagcagcagcggcAACAGTAACAGGTTCATGAGTAATTGCTTCCGGAGGATGGTTCACATTCAGATCAACACAATCCCCCAATTCAACCCTAAGATGCTCTTTCTGGAAACAATCTAAAGAAAATGAAACCCTAGGTTCAACACAACAAGGACAATCGACTTTC
This is a stretch of genomic DNA from Papaver somniferum cultivar HN1 chromosome 1, ASM357369v1, whole genome shotgun sequence. It encodes these proteins:
- the LOC113319867 gene encoding uncharacterized protein LOC113319867 isoform X2, coding for MSEMEEEKIQDQNNHQQQQEQPHQQDVNTDLHPLPSPPPPATVNLIDTVTIIPPDSQRCRRNSGHSGWRCKNLSADNNLQYCQQHYDSRKNNPPKKKKKKLIESDYSPSPISNSISSPIKLKIRRRRDVVDLDFGSSGGGGVGGGCSRSGGGGSESADCCSEKRRRKTKKVDCPCCVEPRVSFSLDCFQKEHLRVELGDCVDLNVNHPPEAITHEPVTVAAAAAVVTPTANDLGFGSSGRNMEKVDVPPDELRCRRNDGVNWRCKNYWSSDNDLRYCDKHYTTRVIGLRRKSNSRKTTPRNVEWGIQTKSIANDLDLKVELASEDEISAKQIDSKVEFESEDKSVDGNHVMEEDKPADVIIEGDKPAEVIEEDKPADVIEGNKPAYLIEGNKPVESENKENGDAGAGDLGNGGGVEESNGNVPKVENEVVQEIKKKKKKKIKKSKRCEGGGNGKSESQIKDKKKKKRKREREIHSISGLGTRVIDSAKPRKVMEGDRSVNEIAIQHVRSVSDAAIQEATCDSDGVLEAFAEIAMKKQKVETTKKMELKRCSGEVKSTKSKERMVEMEKSLQHYKRKWLEMSVELEKKKMECVEVQGKLVDVESRKVVADDEFKKYKRLRRKKDERAQETITYLEGKIKMIEKDLEHGKSKAEDETEYWRKKFCDLESRVLKMENGNSTSEKIESEVRGVQSEVTDNDKNQCDKSTTDEPNAETSGGRNASHVAELQTEKKLLNGHGIDINKYPEAEPALPEHSALNISSCGGKKVEEGKGADWEERKSQHGTSFQIHLEMNKKPSVNGVSDSGGETVGQSLLEDSNTCTSDSKNSSGDVMDKSAIKYRTRDKYKLINWEIEADMISSFDEDAELCMRAVCALFRLQRSEENVSADWLFHYSDALRGSTLAEFLMDGDRRGDLKKTVEELDVFDGKAREDCKRLAKSYSKQLFRIYQNKEDPFFPS
- the LOC113319867 gene encoding uncharacterized protein LOC113319867 isoform X1; amino-acid sequence: MSEMEEEKIQDQNNHQQQQEQPHQQDVNTDLHPLPSPPPPATVNLIDTVTIIPPDSQRCRRNSGHSGWRCKNLSADNNLQYCQQHYDSRKNNPPKKKKKKLIESDYSPSPISNSISSPIKLKIRRRRDVVDLDFGSSGGGGVGGGCSRSGGGGSESADCCSEKRRRKTKKVDCPCCVEPRVSFSLDCFQKEHLRVELGDCVDLNVNHPPEAITHEPVTVAAAAAVVTPTANDLGFGSSGRNMEKVDVPPDELRCRRNDGVNWRCKNYWSSDNDLRYCDKHYTTRVIGLRRKSNSRKTTPRNVEWGIQTKSIANDLDLKVELASEDEISAKQIDSKVEFESEDKSVDGNHVMEEDKPADVIIEGDKPAEVIEEDKPADVIEGNKPAYLIEGNKPVESENKENGDAGAGDLGNGGGVEESNGNVPKVENEVVQEIKKKKKKKIKKSKRCEGGGNGKSESQIKDKKKKKRKREREIHSISGLGTRVIDSAKPRKVMEGDRSVNEIAIQHVRSVSDAAIQEATCDSDGVLEAFAEIAMKKQKVETTKKMELKRCSGEVKSTKSKERMVEMEKSLQHYKRKWLEMSVELEKKKMECVEVQGKLVDVESRKVVADDEFKKYKRLRRKKDERAQETITYLEGKIKMIEKDLEHGKSKAEDETEYWRKKFCDLESRVLKMENGNSTSEKIESEVRGVQSEVTDNDKNQCDKSTTDEPNAETSGGRNASHVAELQTEKKLLNGHGIDINKYPEAEPALPEHSALNISSCGGKKVEEGKGADWEERKSQHGTSFQIHLEMNKKPSVNGVSDSGGETVGQSLLEDSNTCTSDSKNSSGDVMDKSAIKYRTRDKYKLINWEIEADMISSFDEDAELCMRAVCALFRLQRSEENVSADWLFHYSDALSRGSTLAEFLMDGDRRGDLKKTVEELDVFDGKAREDCKRLAKSYSKQLFRIYQNKEDPFFPS